The Dioscorea cayenensis subsp. rotundata cultivar TDr96_F1 chromosome 18, TDr96_F1_v2_PseudoChromosome.rev07_lg8_w22 25.fasta, whole genome shotgun sequence genome includes the window tatatatatatatatatatatatattatagaatCTATGAAACAATTCAACACTCAACaacatgtttctttcttttcttttaataatttgataagtaaaacaaataataaaaataaaacaaagtaaacaataaataacCAAATGAAAGCTAATGTCAGGTTAACATTTATATAAACCGTACTatacaaaaatatcataaatcaattaaataacactaatatatttgaaagtaaTTATCAATGTGCAaactatcaataataaaataaacaattaataaatattaataaattttaaaaataatggtcaacataaccacaaaaatcaaaacataaacatgTGAATAggaatggtttttattttctaagcaataaaatccaaattaacaaaataattatggaACTTGTTCAATATGGTCTTATCTACTTGTCTGTAAAATATTTCTACAATTGGATGTGCAGTTTGAAAGATATTCATAATCTTGTAAGGTTAACCTGGAATATAAATGTGTTGAAATTGGGTGAGATTCATATTGATGTCATAATCTGAGGAAAGCTAAGAATATTATGGAACTTGGTCACATTGTATCTTAGTGAGCTAGCGAGAGATTGTATTCTTGATCATTTCTAAATTTGAGTTGTCTTTCTGTCTGTGTgagtatttgatttatatatagaaCACCAGTTTGTATTTGATTTTGGGAATTTTGaactttgtaaatttttgatgacttttgaAATTACAGCTCTATtagattgtttgttttgttttagatCAGGTTTTGAGACCTTGTATGTCTACTTGGCTTCAGTCTTGTAGGTGTACGGTCGTTTGTCAACGTCCCGGGTCCATTGAGCCGGGTTCAGAGCGTGACAGGTAACCATTACTCTTGCAAATGTGATGGCCATTACCTCCATTTGAAATGTCATTTATgtcccatttttttaaaatagttttgtctcttttcatcccaatttttttttcttttttaagtttTCATAGCTTCatattatgaatattttataataaaaatattttaaaatatcaaatatgttatatattatataatttacatagttaattaataacaattgaatagagtaaatattaaattaaaatatttaataatttaattatagcaataaaaataaaagcatactcgaatattttataaataaaaacctaCTTAATACatactaattaaataatgaattattaaattaaaatatttaattatattaattaaaattaataatgatatttaaaatagtttataaataagaATGTAGTTATTATAAAATCATTATACATAACtcactatttttatataaatatcaattttctTACTCAAAGGTATTAAAGTaattttatgctattttttcCTCACTTTTTCCATTCTCAATAACTTATCCTTCCAAATAAatagtggtgtcaaacgggtCGTGCCGGTCCGGGCCCGGCACAGCCCGACACGAGTTGGACCGTGCTTGGACCAAGCatggtgctacagtactatgctcGAGCCAGGCACGGCCCATGCCTCGGGCCGTGCTGGGCTAGGGGTTTGCGGGCCAACATGGCCCGACACGCCAAAtgtaagttttttctttttttaaaaaaaaatcttggtatattttttgttttttatgcaataaggcttttagttctatgtttttgaattttagtatattttttatattttttagcaattttagggtattttttttatatttttggggtttaaaataaaaaatataaatataatatgactGGGTCTGGCCACGTGCTGGGCCGACCTTGGTGGTtggcgggccgtgccggccctgCACGATTTCTAAACGGGTCGTGCAGGCCCGAGTACGCATAGTGCATGGGCCGTGTGGGCCCGGGCCGGGTCAGGCCGGCCCGTTTGATTCCACTacaaataaacatatttttcattaccattcttatcaatttatttctatttccattacttttattattttcaaacttATTACTCCTTTTTTCATTTCACGAATCAAACGTATCcttaattttaattaagaaGTATAAAGTAACAAACAAAAAGAGCCCAAAAGAGCCACTATCATTATCAGTAATGGGACCCAGGTTCAGCACACAGCCGAGTAGCAGGGAGGTCTCTGGAGTGTGTTGGCGGCTTTTGTGTGCCGTTActttcttgtttttactttttgttgttttgttttagtgTATGTCCCCTGTGCTACCACTTTTTTGTGGTTAGTAGTTGTTGTTTTCGTTTTGTGTTTTCCCACGGCTATGTGTGTTATGGAAGTCTGTTGtagttttttcctttttctttaattaatgtggtttatccaccttttcaaaaactATCTCAATTTCCGGCCATGCGACTATTAATTTTTATCTATGCCCTTATATTTGGATAACTATCTCGATTTTCTGCCACAAggctattatatttttatcaataccCTTATATCTATTTTGCCCACTACAGtcaaataatcatatttatagTCTTTTTTTTAACCATGTGACTCTTATCTATTTTGCTTTAAtgcatgtgatatgatttattattttataaaaaaaataaaaataaaaataaaaagatattttattattctctcCACTCATATTATCtgatatgttatatattatatatattttttataaagatcACATTTAATTATAACTTAAGAAATGAATGCACAAaacaagagaagagaagagcCAGGGtcttgctattatttttttatttttttcttgtttttttctcttttattctaTATTGTCAGTATTCACTTTTATTAGACTACATTATTTGTTCAGTAGTGATCATGGAGCTAGAAATAGACaaataaacttatttttatttatttattattatattttaaaaaaaatggataaacatCAACAAAGggacttataatttttatttatttatttgttttaaaagatGGATAAAGTGATAAACATCAAAGGGTGGGAAAATATACCAACTCAAACAGCtagaaatagaaaaaacaacAGAAACAATTCCACTAAATGTGTGGGATAACAACACGAActaagaacaaaagaaaagaaaacacgaACAACTGACAACAACATAAGGCACAGAGGTGAATACCCAGAAGGAATTAAGGAAGAAGACAGTTCCATCAACTTAACGGGTGTTGATTTATGACCAAATATTTCATCCCCACTCAATCAGGAAGTGAAGAAGCCATTAACTGTTAACCCACCATCAACAGAAATAGTTTGGCCAGTGATGTAGGAAGCTGCAGGGAGACACAAGAAGGCAACCAGAGGTGACACCTCAGAAGCCTCTGCAGCACGCCCAATTGGTGTCCATTCACTAAGCTTCTCCATCGGTTCAgcattatcaaaatcaaacacctgaaaataagaacaaagcaTGATCAATTAATTTGAAACcaataacaacaaacaaaaaaaaggaataatattaattatcccTTACACTTTCAGCTAGAGGAGTTCTAGTAAGCCAAGGAGTGACACTATTTGCCCGTATGTTGTCCTTTCCCCATTCGCAGGCTAAGTTCTTTGTCAACTGATTCATTGCTCCTTTTGTTGATGCATAAGGGGACCCAAATGGAACGGCAACCACCCCGGCAACAGACGAGATGAACACTATGCTTGCAGACCCAGAAGCTTTAAGGAGGGGGTGAGAGAGTTGGCACAAATGGAAAGCAGACTCAAAGTTTGTGGCCCACATCATAGATGTCTCCTCCTCAGTATACTCCACTGTTGGTTTTACTATGGTTGTCCCAGCATTATTTATCTGATGATATATATGATGATGTTAATTACTACTCATCAAAAAGATGCGTGCAAGCCAAGATACTAGTTAGATGAATATAAACACAATATTGTTTTGAAAAGTAATATATACCAAGATGTTAAGCTTTCCTCCAAAGATGGAAGAGACTTGGGCGATGAGCTGCTGCCGTTGCGGGCGTGAAGAAACGTCACAGACGGAGCCAGTGACTTGGAGACCTTTGCCAGCCCAGAGTTGCAAGCTTGCATTCAACTCTGCTTCATTGCGTGAGCAAGTGTGTACTACTGCTCCCAACGTTGCCAATTCCTCAACCACTGCCTTTCTGCAAGAATTCATGATGTATGCATGAAAGAGGCTAAGATATATAAAGAGAAGTTTcaacgaagaagaagaataaaacgAACCCTATTCCTTTGGTTCCTCCGGTGACAAGGGCTGTCATCCTCTTCAGAGACCATTTGCCAATTTTATCTTCCATCACCTCTTGTGCCCTATGGATACCCCAGAACTTGGATGTTGAATTCCTCCatagatacatatataaatatataaatatgtacacTCTccgaattagtttttttttttttaataaagtggataaatcattaatttattaaaaaagaaaaaagcagaGGAGTACAACCGAAAATGCCACAAACAAGAAAAAGCTAAAAGTAAATAATCCGAATTAGATGGTGTTTTAGCCTTTTGCATAATTATTaagaataatattatattttcttgatatatatatatatatatatatattgaaaaggtggataaatcgCATTAATTAAGCAAGCAGAAACAACGAGTCCACCAAAGAGCAATACAAAAAGATATCAACGTCCACTAGATGTGGAgcacaaaaaaaacaacacaaaacacaaaacacaaaaagacAAAAGGACACCTCCTAGCCCCCACAACAACAAAGAAGCTATCCCACACTCCTGCTCTGACCCTCCTCGCTCAAAGGTGTACCATCCAACTTCGTTGGACGGGGACCTAAGAAATCCAAGCTATGCCGAATCATGCCCACAGCATCTTGCAACTTTTATTGGTTACTCCTGGAGGCTGCAGAGAATATGATCAATAGTTGGTACAACATttgcattaaaaatatgatCATTTCTCGTCAGCCAAGTATTCCAAATTAAAGCTTTAGCAGTCACAACACCCAACATCCTATGCGAAAGCTGTAAGCCGACCCTCCAAGTAGTCCATATATTAGACATCGAACGGGGAAAATTAGGCACCTGCAAGATACTAGCCAAGTACCCCCACACCTGTTAGGCAAACAAATAGTGACTGATGAGGTGATCCACAGATTCCACCCCTGCGTGGCACAACACATAGGTCGGTGTTGGAAGGTGATTACATCGACACAACATGAGATTATCCAGAATAAGAACTTTGTTCTTCCAAAGTAGCCAGTTGAACAGATTAATCTTCTTAGGGCATGGACCTTGCCAGAAAAATCTTGCCACTGGACAGCGCAAACCACCGTCATTAAGaaaattgtaaaaagatttgacaGAAAAAAACCCATTAGTCGAAAGACTCCATCTCATCAAATCCCTTATATTGTCGCCCACCAACATTATCCGGGAAAGAATTTGGGACACTGCCCCCACCTCCAAAAAGGGCCAATCAACTTATAGATGGATAAGATCATGAATTGTgccatcaaatatatatattttcaagttAAATGACCAAATTGCCTATTTTTTTAAGGACTACAATTATACTTTGTatgattttcttattaatttttccaCCCATTacatcaataattatttttttctttttaaaatactctaattaaaattatttattaaatatagatagaattaaaaaaaaaatttatttttaataacataaaaatgataattatttttagaatatatatgcTTCTATCTTAAAATGATATCTAATTCACACTCGAAGAAGCATATAGTACTATAACAAATTGCTGGGCAACTTATTTGAAGCTTCTCCAGATAACTTCTGTCCGCTAAACACAAATTAATTATGTCACATCATACTTGagaaagttttattttctttttatatctgCCTAACATATGTACGATTGATAACATAAATTTTTGCCGTGAcgaaataaatttaattacttGGAAGCAAATGATACATGGCATAAATCTTGGCATATATGCATTTGTCAATGTACTATTTGACAATCGCGATGTCATTTtcgatttttttctatttatatatatatatatatatatatatatatatatatatatatatatatatatatctattttttttctaaatatcaCTTTCAGTGATTTTGTAATAgttctatttataataattttataacaatttttatggtttaattattttttaaaataataataatattattaattatttggtaTTTAGATGTCGATGTAGTTCATTCCTTTAAAGAGAACCTATTATGTAAGCATGCAGAGGAAGAATACTATAAAATAAATCTGCATAtcattgatatattttattaatatcatatacTATGTATACATCCAATAATTTGACACAGTGCATGAGTCCATCACCATGTATTTAACAATTTttcaatatcatcaaaataaataattttagcttattttattaaaattcagACTTTGCATCCGCACATTAATTTCTTCCCATCTCCGTTTTATTTCCTTTAAAGAtgataatttctaaatttaagcTGAGTTTGATTGGTCATCTTTTCCATGGAAATTATTCTATTAAAGATTTTCCAGTCAAATGGGTTGTTTGACTGTAAATATTTTTCAGGGAAAACTTTTCCACAAAGCTGGTCACGTGATCacctttttctaaaatttacgGAAAAATTTTCCTTTGCCAACCCAAAGAAaaatttccatggaaaattGAAGGggctatttgaaaaaataaattgaggcaatttttttttataagctccAAGCCGGTGTCGTTGAGGAACCATCATCTTCACTGCCTAGAACGACCAAGGTCAGATCTTTTGACTTTTTTCTCTCCTTCCTTCGTAAATCAATGTGAATGTCTGacttagggttttatttttctccttctcttttttggttttatttttaatttttaaaatatctctaaCTCTCTttaggatttattattttttttgttaaaaaatcaatttttttaacaaattaatatctgtaatctaaaacataatacttttaaatatttacaaaaattattatttgatctattgatatttgagtatattttaaaaaaaaattatgttttaattttttatttttacaaattaagttatataatatataaaattatatttttagtagaatttttgtacatttttcatggaaaatgggagcaatcaaacaacaaaataaaaattttccttaGAAAATTCTTAATTTATAGCCtaaaaataatgccaatcaaagaaccatttttttgttttccataaaaaaaaaatttcatagtaAAATattctatgaaaaaaaaattccgcCCATTTTCTATGTTgtaatcaaacacagcctaagTTTAGCCAGCATTAAAAATGATTTCTTATAAAAGTCATAAAACATTTTCTAGGAAAAAGCtatttctttctaaaaaaaatttctacaaaaataatgttgtcaaattttatcaaattcataaaaaaaaagaaattttatctaaaaatttccattttttaaaaatctgaaattgcacccatatctattttttttttaaagaaaaataaataaaccactaatACATTGTAGAAGACACccatatctatataaaatttcccattttatttttatctaaaaaaagtTGTGATTCTTAGGCTACTCATAAATTATTgtcttaaattattaaattgttttataaaaagtatttttacCTCTCACATAAATATTGAAAACATTTATTCTATCAAGAATATATGGTAGCCATATGaatatattaattacataagtaaatatattttcaaaatacatgGCATATGTTAGTGGTATTTTAgttatgaaattatttaataactaaACTAAGCTATTAAAATTACTTTGTTAACATCATAGGTAATATTTATGCTGTTTTTTCTTTTCCGTTTAATAatgaatttgtggtttatttattttctaaacatttttatataatatttaattatttaaataaatatactgaCGTATTCCTTTCTGGGATTCAAGTTATGAGCTACttatcatttattatatatatatataataagtcaACTTACAGTCATTAACTCTCGGTTGGGATTTTTTAAGATTAGCTTGCATCTATTCATTCAGTTGGGTCCCtgggttttcttttctaaaatttgatattttagacATTTATTATTTAGCTAACACAGTTAGACAGGCATTCATTTTGGGAAGTGGCATGACTTCCACCtgctttttgatttattttattttttaatttcttaagtGACATTTcagtagtttttttattgaaaaggaaaaaatgagCCATCTTATAAAAACCTAGGTAGTCAGAACCGGATCGGACCTTCGAACCAGAGGAGGCCAAGGTTCAAGGGTCAAAAGGTccaaccggggttgaaccgggtcgaaccggatttaataaataaaaatataaaataaaatacattaaatattgtattaatttttaaatcaaatacacatcctatattaattttcaaatcaaatacacaaccTATGAAACAAACAAGTATTGATTCCATATTCAAAACACAACATTTAACAACATTTAGTTAAACTAAATTGATAtgaaacactaaataatattaatctcaTCAAGGCTTGAAGGCTTGATTAATAATCAATAAGTTGATAAGAATCATTAATCAATAATCATTAAAtcataagataattattaattagactatcattaattcataatactatagataattagatataaatataagatattcatattactaatatcaGATTAGGCTagtttatttaagtttttttaatttttataattaagttttaaaaccGGGAGAACCGGCCCGGTTCatccggttcccggttgaaccgggcGGTTCTCCCGGTTCATGGCCGGTTTTCCATTGCCCGGTTTTCTGAGCTGAACCGGACCGGCCTAGTGCCCGGGTCCGGTTCAACCCGGTtggaccggccggtccggtccagTTCTGActatgtcacacccaccccttctaccgaggtaaatgtggcacccatcagttaaaattcccttttaactggaaactgacaacctgttttaaacaaaatcagacctacaaatcacaatttacaattttcaccaagtacatgttcaaatacataaatacaataaatataatcactctaatttgcgggtacaaccgctacaagatcacaacaccaatgacaagaaataaagaaatgggggacccactgcagtcctggactcaaccctgactagctctatactcgatcaggcaatctagggtcctgctcctgcagctacagcacattcagttggtcggtagtggcttaataatttcaaatacttaaatacagtatatataaagtatataaataccaactgcttaaataattttccaacttttccaaaataatagaattctagcaaaatacatttttaaagaacttttgaaacataaattcatcataaatcaatatcaaatcaattttctaggaaaatccaaattgttgtgagagactgcctCCTAAGAGCTGACAGTGGGCTTCGCCCCTCATCAcaaacccaaaaataacaagtaatataaaaaaaccattctcaattccatgactgaaaaactctcccccacttagccgcgtcgcgactagggtttgggagccgccaaggtcttcataacctcgacgttggcccaccgggtcccgtgtggtgactccgggatcccgatgtatcatccaatcagggctc containing:
- the LOC120282267 gene encoding tropinone reductase homolog At2g29290-like, with the translated sequence MYLWRNSTSKFWGIHRAQEVMEDKIGKWSLKRMTALVTGGTKGIGKAVVEELATLGAVVHTCSRNEAELNASLQLWAGKGLQVTGSVCDVSSRPQRQQLIAQVSSIFGGKLNILINNAGTTIVKPTVEYTEEETSMMWATNFESAFHLCQLSHPLLKASGSASIVFISSVAGVVAVPFGSPYASTKGAMNQLTKNLACEWGKDNIRANSVTPWLTRTPLAESVFDFDNAEPMEKLSEWTPIGRAAEASEVSPLVAFLCLPAASYITGQTISVDGGLTVNGFFTS